The proteins below are encoded in one region of Sander lucioperca isolate FBNREF2018 chromosome 11, SLUC_FBN_1.2, whole genome shotgun sequence:
- the si:ch211-191a24.4 gene encoding MARVEL domain-containing protein 3, with the protein MSQSSRSNRGDRVRNGDHRHSSHGDRRSSPDDRSSSRAPYYPREGGSPPKPKRVREVSRVEHHESKCSHICSRRGIVLIVSVLTNSLVLICLIASQMVTSGMSAMGGLGGFDINSNFNMEGTEMQKARELDIQYSQMRAPGMYVGIPFTLILGVLSLLFAVAGNKPPHLMSRKLLYGALVFQAVGAVAVVVAVGLYLHFIISVNSTDVCKQRERLYARSGYTWMNCNVSGADAAVALFALITAILYAAGTALTFQTIRGVRRYIEEGKRREAEKQKARANSQRSPLTAETIFV; encoded by the exons ATGAGCCAGTCGTCCCGTTCAAACCGGGGAGACCGGGTGAGAAACGGAGACCACCGACACTCATCACACGGTGACCGACGTTCATCACCGGACGACAG GTCTTCCTCTCGAGCCCCGTACTACCCCAGAGAAGGCGGCTCCCCTCCCAAACCCAAACGTGTGCGGGAAGTCTCTCGAGTGGAGCACCACGAGTCCAAATGCTCACACATTTGCTCCAGGAGAG GCATCGTGCTGATCGTCTCTGTACTGACCAACAGCCTGGTCCTGATCTGCCTGATTGCGTCTCAGATGGTGACATCAGGCATGTCCGCCATGGGCGGGCTGGGCGGCTTCGACATCAACTCCAACTTTAACATGGAGGGCACCGAGATGCAGAAGGCGCGCGAGCTGGACATTCAGTACAGCCAGATGAGGGCGCCGGGCATGTACGTTGGCATCCCCTTCACCCTGATCCTCGGGGTCCTCTCGCTGCTGTTTGCGGTTGCCGGGAACAAGCCACCCCACTTGATGTCCCGGAAGCTCCTGTACGGAGCGCTGGTGTTCCAGGCGGTGGGCGCCGTGGCGGTCGTGGTGGCCGTGGGGCTTTACCTGCACTTTATCATCAGCGTCAACTCCACCGATGTGTGTAAGCAGCGCGAGAGGCTGTACGCTCGGAGCGGCTACACCTGGATGAACTGTAACGTGAGCGGGGCGGATGCCGCCGTGGCTCTGTTTGCGCTCATCACGGCCATCCTGTACGCCGCCGGCACAGCGCTCACCTTCCAGACGATTCGGGGAGTGAGGCGCTACATCGAGGAGGGAAAGCGCAGAGAGGCGGAAAAACAGAAGGCCCGAGCCAACTCCCAGAGATCCCCGCTGACGGCTGAAACCATCTTTGTGTGA